The genomic stretch CTCTTTTCAGGAAGAACAAAACTGATCTGATCAGGTTCAAATACATCGCAGATCATACCATGAATCCGCTTCAAATCACAGACCTGACCGGAAGAATGATCTATGTAAATCCGGCATTTTCCGCAGAAAGCGGCTTCGATCAGAGAGAACTTATCGGATTCAACCCCAGAATCTTTGGCAGTGGCAAGCATTCCCAGATGCACTGGGAGAATATGTGGAAAACCATTTCATCCGGTTCAACATGGATTGGTGAAGTGGAGAACAAAAGGAAAAATGGCGAAACATTTTATTCGCAGTTGCAAATCACCCCAATGCATGATGAAGAAGGAAACCTGATTGGCTATTTTGGGATTCATCGTGATCTGGCTGACAAACGGAACCTGGAGAAGCAGCTTATTCATACTCAGAAGATGGAAAGTATCGGAACTCTTGCAGCGGGAGTGGCACATGAAGTTGGAAATCCACTCGCATCCATCTCCGCTTTAGCGCAAATAATACAACGATCCACCGAAGATGAATTTATAAAAGAAAAACTTGAGCTTATTAAAAAACAGATTAACAGGATCTCAAAAATTATCAGAGACCTTGTCGATTTCTCGCGGCCAAGCAATTACGAACTCAGATCTACGGATATCGGGCAAAATTTAAAGGAAGCGATTGAAATTGTCATGGTTGGCAAAAAAGCCAAAGATATTAACTTTAAGTTCAATCAGCAGGAGGGTCATATTATCCCGCTGGTGTCTGATCAGATTCAACAGGTTTTTGTTAATATTCTTATTAATTCCGTGGATGCAATCCTCGAGATGAAAGAAAAATTTCCTGATCACCGTGGTGAGATTTCAGCAGAGACTTATGTTGAAGGTAGCTACCTCATAGTCGAGCTTGCGGATAACGGCGTCGGTATCCCTGCAGACAAGCATGCAAAAATTTTCGAACCCTTTTATACTACAAAAGCAGTCGGAAAAGGTACGGGTTTGGGATTGTGGGTGAGTTACGGGATTGTCAAAAGTTTTCAAGGGGATATTAAAATTTCAAGTAAACCCGGGAGGGGGACATCTTTCAAGATATCGCTCCCCTTAAACCCGATTTATTAAGCTTACGGAGTGTAAATGTCAAAGAAGATACTTGTTGTCGATGATGAAGACATTATAAGGGAATCAATCTCTTTTATCCTTCAGAAAGAAGGTTATCAGGTAGATTCCGCTGAAAACGGAGCAATAGCTTACGATATGGTGCAGCAAACAGAATATGACCTTGTTATTTCGGATATCGAAATGCCGGAGATGAAAGGGATTGAGCTGCTCGAAAAGATTGTTCGTCTGAATCTTCACACTTCAGTTATTATGATCACAGCTTACGGATCTCTCGAAACTGCCATCAGGGCACTTCGTGCAGGCGCCGGCGACTATCTCCTGAAGCCCCTCGATTTTGATGAATTAACCGTAAAGGTCGCACGGGTCTTTCAGCTTAAAGAACTGATTAGTGAAAATCAGATCCTGAAACATGAACTGCACCGCCAGTATGATTTTTCAAATATAATCGGTAAAAGCAAGAGGATGCAAAGCATCTTCAAAATGATCAGAGCTGTTTCAGAGACCGATTCAACGGTTCTTATTACCGGAAACAGCGGTACAGGGAAGGAACTGGTAGCCAAAGCCATCCACTTCAACAGCAAAAGGAAAAACAAACCGTTTATTGCAGTTAATTGTGGTGCCATATCAGAGACGCTGATTGAAAGCGAGCTTTTTGGGCACAAAAAAGGTTCATTCACAGGTGCCACCTACGACAAGGAAGGTTTTATTAAAGCCGCCGACGAGGGCACTCTCTTCCTCGACGAAGTAAGTGAGATGCCGCTTAATCTACAGG from Bacteroidota bacterium encodes the following:
- a CDS encoding sigma-54 dependent transcriptional regulator, which produces MSKKILVVDDEDIIRESISFILQKEGYQVDSAENGAIAYDMVQQTEYDLVISDIEMPEMKGIELLEKIVRLNLHTSVIMITAYGSLETAIRALRAGAGDYLLKPLDFDELTVKVARVFQLKELISENQILKHELHRQYDFSNIIGKSKRMQSIFKMIRAVSETDSTVLITGNSGTGKELVAKAIHFNSKRKNKPFIAVNCGAISETLIESELFGHKKGSFTGATYDKEGFIKAADEGTLFLDEVSEMPLNLQVKLLRVLQEREFIPVGNTSPVKINVRFVASTNRNLTEEIEKGRFREDLFYRLNVIEIRLPSLTERKDDIPVLADHFLNIYRRQMNKSIKGFDYSAVRALINHDWKGEVRELENVIERAVIFAESDYITVNDLPEIIKIQREFSPASSSISLDDFMRKVERDFLVRILEEHDYDKELVAKALNLGLSTLYRKIKYLDIEV
- a CDS encoding PAS domain S-box protein: MDLKLFDLLDDYYFLLDMEGKIISASRQIYDRLGYSRDSLKEIDSILSPESILKFEHSLIKCVTSKSRITFDCRIKDVESRSYYDCSALFNCVEGNKVFLQIKDTTLFRKNKTDLIRFKYIADHTMNPLQITDLTGRMIYVNPAFSAESGFDQRELIGFNPRIFGSGKHSQMHWENMWKTISSGSTWIGEVENKRKNGETFYSQLQITPMHDEEGNLIGYFGIHRDLADKRNLEKQLIHTQKMESIGTLAAGVAHEVGNPLASISALAQIIQRSTEDEFIKEKLELIKKQINRISKIIRDLVDFSRPSNYELRSTDIGQNLKEAIEIVMVGKKAKDINFKFNQQEGHIIPLVSDQIQQVFVNILINSVDAILEMKEKFPDHRGEISAETYVEGSYLIVELADNGVGIPADKHAKIFEPFYTTKAVGKGTGLGLWVSYGIVKSFQGDIKISSKPGRGTSFKISLPLNPIY